The nucleotide sequence CCAGCGGAATCACGTCTGCCAGCAGGTAATATTTTTTCTTTTCAGGATGCCAGACAATGGTATGTTCGCGCAGGCTGGATTCGCCTGTGATAGAACCCTCCGGCAAGGAAACTTGAAATGTGTTTGTTCGATCGCATAACGCGGGTAACTCGGCTCGCAGTACCTGTTGAAAAAGCACAGCTACCACTAATATCCGGAACAGGTTTGACATCAATTCCATGGCCACACAACCTTTCTTTCCCGCACGATCGATTCCAAACGACTGATCAGTCGTCGCTCTCCTTCGACGTATCCGTCAGGAATGATCCACTCTTGATCAGTGATTTCACTGCATTTTGGACAAGGTTTTGCCCGCAAATCAACACAACCGCTGCAACCCTCACAAAGCACGCCGCCAGGCGTTTATTCTTCTGAAATTCAATTGACTCGCTTGATAAAAAACATAAGTTTTGGGTGGCCACTCAGTCGGTGTCTCCTCTGATCGGGCCAATGACAGAGGATCTGATAGGTTAGTTAGTTTTTATTCCAGCACAAATCTGATCCTGTAACAAACTGAGGTTACCTGTTCCAGCGCGAACTCAATGAGGAACACCTCGAATCATTTAAATCAACACGAAGTGAATCGCACATTCGTAAATCTCGGAGAAGGACAATGACTAAAGCAACACTACAGCAGAATCGACGGGCTGGTTTTACGCTCGTTGAAGTTATGATCGTGGTCGTAATTCTTGGAATTCTGGCTGCAACCGTTTTACCGCAGTTTATTTCAACTAACGATGATGCCAAAGAATCAGTACTCGTTCAGGACCTGCAGACTCTGCGAAGCCAGATTCAGGTCTACAAGTTCCAGCATGATGGAAAATATCCTGGCGACGGTTCGACCGATCCAGATGATTTCCGTAATTCATTGCTGCTTTCCAGTGATAAAGATGGAACCACCGGTGCCGTCGGAACGAAACCACTGGGTCCCTACCTGATTGGCAGTCTTCCTCCCAACCCGTTCACTGGTGGTCGTGGAGTCATGATCGTCACCGATGTTGCCGGTACGGCACCTGATGAAGCAGCCAAAGATGGAACCGAAACTGTAGGCTGGATTTATAATCCTGCCACAGGCGAAATCAAAGGTAACAACGCCGGAACTGCCGCTGATGGCAGAGACCTGGACACATTATAATCGTTCGCCTCAGCCTGGCCTCAACATCCGGCTGAGCGTTTGAATTAAAAAGTGTAAACCTGATTCAGCCCCTTGCATGCATTTTGTGCAAGGGGCTGTTTTCATGTATTTACAGGCCTTGTATTGCATTTCGAATGACTTTGCTTTTAAGTATTAATGACGAGCAATCTCAACCGCTGCGATGCTGCTACACTGACAATGGTGGCAGACGGCAGATTCAGAAAGGCAATCATAATGCGAAACCTCTTCCTCGCGCTGATCATTGTTATCAGTATCTTGTTCACGAACGAATCGCTCGCAGCAGAACCAACGGCTTCTGTAAAGTCTCCCGCGCGACCTAATATCATGGTGGTGCTCTGTGATGACCTGGGCTACGGCGATCTGGCCTGTTATGGTCATCCGGTGATTCAAAGTCCGAATATCGATCGCTTTGCCAAAGAAGGACTGAAGCTGACGAGTTGTTATGCAGCACATCCCAACTGTTCCCCTTCGCGAGCCGGCCTGATGACGGGCCGCACCCCCTTTCGCGTCGGCATCTACAACTGGATTCCCATGCTCTCTCCGATGCATGTCCGCAAACGTGAAATCACCATCGCGACGTTACTGCGACAGGCCGGTTACGCGACCTGCCATGTCGGCAAATGGCATCTCAATGGGATGTTCAACATGGTGGGACAGCCACAACCTTCCGATCACGGATTTGATCACTGGTTCTCCACGCAGAACAATGCCCTGCCCACTCACGAGAACCCGTTTAACTTCGTACGAAACGCCAGACCGGTCGGTCCGCTGCAGGGTTTCGCGTCGCAGCTGGTGGCAGATGAAGCAGAAGAATGGCTGACACAGCTGCGCGATAAAGAAAAACCGTTTTTCATGTTTGTCTGTTTTCATGAGCCCCACGAACCCATCGCCAGTGCCGAACGTTTTCGCAAACTTTATACCGCGCCCGAAGGTTCCACACTGCCCGCGCATCACGGGAACGTCACGCAGATGGACGACGCTTTTGGCCGCATCCTGAAAACACTGGATGACCAGAAACTGCGGGAGAATACACTGATCATCTTCACCAGCGACAACGGGCCGGCCATCACCCGGCGTCACCCGCACGGTTCTTCCGGACCACTGCGCGATAAAAAAGGCGCGACATATGAAGGGGGGATTCGTGTACCGGGTATTGTGCAATGGCCCGAGCATGTCCAGCCGGGAACCACCAGCGATGTTCCCGTATGTGGCGTGGATATCCTGCCGACGCTGTGTGCAGTCGCTGACATTCCTGCCCCGACCGATCGCGTGCTGGATGGCACGAATATACTACCGCTCCTGGAAGGAAAGCCAATCCTGCGGAAAAAGCCGTTATACTGGCAGTTCAATCGTGCCAAAAACGATGCCAAAGTCGCGCTCCGCGATGGCGAGTGGAAACTGCTGGCGAAGTTGAATGTGCCCAGTCCCAAACCGTCGGGCGGAATCACAACCGAAGAAATTGACGCCGTCAAAAATGCAAAGCTGGAAGGATTCGAACTGTATCACATCCAGAGCGATATCGCCGAGACCACCGACCGTGCGGAAAGCGAGCAGGAAATCCTGAAAAAGATGAAGCAGCAGATGCAGGCGATTTTTGATGAAGTTCAGGCGGAAGCCCCGCGCTGGCCTGCCTGGGAGTTCGCCCGCTACGAAGGGAAAATCCTCTCCGAATATTACCGAAAACAGGAAGAGGCAGAGAAACAGAAAAAGCAGAAGCAGCCTTGATCACAATTGAGACTGTTCTGATACCGGATAAAAAAACAGCCCGTTTCCAGTTTATAGAAACGGGCTGTTGTCTGTTTCAGAAACCTGTGTTAATGGTTGAACAGGAATTCGCGGCTGTTGCTGATGGCCCACATCACATCCTGGTAACCTTCGCGTTTATCTTTGGAGGTCTTCACGATCTGATCGCAGTTGGCCAGTTCCTGTTTCGTCGGATAACGGCTGAAGGCGGCCAGATACATTTCAGTAAAGACTTCATGATCGGGCGCCTTGGCTTTTAACAGCGATTCGATCCGTCCGTTTTTCGTCGCCAGTTTGGTGTTAATTAACGTGCCGTTAGCCACCTGCAGCACCTGTGCCAGGTTCGGCTGACTGGCGCGCTCGCATTCACAGGTAATCACACGCTTGGGACGACCCAGCGTATCCAGGAAGTACGAACTGTAATTCGGGTCCGGCAATTCAATCGCCCGGGTTCCCTGGGGAACACCGCGGAAGCGTTCCTGCGCTCCGGTCAGATCATCCAGCGCATCCAGCATGACTTCCGCCGGCAATCGCTTGACGTTGTAGTGTGTATAAAAACGGGTATTCGCCACATTCTGCGGCAACGGTTCAGACGAAAGCTGGTAGGTGCGGGAATTCATGATGACCCGCATCAGTTCTTTCAGGTTATAGCCTGAATCGACAAAATGATCGGCTAATGCATTCAGCAGTTCCGGGTTGGAAGCCGGGTTGGTTTCCCGCATGTCATCAATGGGTTCAATAAAGCCGGTGCCCATGTAATAAGACCAGAAACGGTTGACCATGTTCTTGGAGAACAGGCGATTTTCGGGAGAAGTAATCCAGCGCGCCAGAGGACGTCGGAAATCCCGATAGGAAGTGGTATCGATGGGCTCACCCATCAACGGTGTGGGCTCCATTGTTTTTTTCGTGCGTGGATGCCGGATCGATCCGCTGCTTTTCACTTTGACAACCGTATCCGCTCCCAGGGCCCCGAAATCGACGCTCCCTTTATTACCGACCCGCGTGAAGAAAGCAGCCAGGCTGTAATAGTCTTTCTGGCTGTAGACCTCGAAGGGGTGGTGATGGCACTTGGCACACTGCAGACGGACCCCCAGGAAAATCTGAGACGTGGCTTCTGCCAGGTCTTCCGGTTTGGATGCGATTTTAAAATAGTTGGCCGGACCGTTCTCATAAATAGAACCCTGCGCGGTGATGATTTCGTTGACGAATTCGTTGACCGGTTTATTTTCCCGCAGCGACTGGCGAATCCAGTTGGAGAAAGCCCACATCCCGCCATCACCCACTTTATTGCGGTTATTTCGCAGCAGGTCGCCCCACTTCATGCCCCAGTAGGCACTCCAGGGTTCCACATAAATGTCACGAGCCGGATCCCCGGTCAGGCCGAGTAATTCATCAATCAGCTGACTGCGTTTATCGGGGGCTTTTGAAGCCAGAAATGCTTTGACTTTTTCCGGTTTGGGCAGCGTTCCAATCGTATCGATAAAGGCACGACGGATGAAGACTTCGTCGCTGCACAGCGGCGACGGTTCCAGTCCCAGTTCGTTGAATCGTTGCTTCACCTGTTCATCGATGAAATTATTCGGCTGGAATTCCGCCAGATCGACTTCGTTTTTATAAGGTGAAATGACGGTCGAAATTTTTGCCTGTCCCATGTAACGTACCATGACAGCAGTCTGGCCAGCTCCGACAATTTCGACTTTTCCCCGCGGCGTGACCGTCGCGATATTTTCAATCAGGCTGTCATACTGTGCCCGTGCGGTCACATCCTGTTTCGTGCCATCACTGTATTCGGCGATGACGCGGAGCTGCTGGATGTCTCCCTGCTGATATCGCCGCGACATGGGGGTCAGCTGCATGCCGACCACCGTTGGTTCTTTGTCATCGATTTCAGTGACCGCTTCGGAAATCCAGGTTTCCAGAATACGATATTCATAAGAGTCTTTGGCAAAACGTCGACCGCCGCCATGCGCAATTTGCATGGAGGCTTTCTGCAGAATCAGACTGTTTTCCGGTTGCAGAATGGAAACGCGGCGCTGCCGGTCATCGCGGGCCATTTCCGGATAATCCTGTTCGGGAGCATAACCAAACAGGGAGAGCTTGAAGCCCCCTTTACCGAACTGACTGGCGTGACAGCCTCCCAGGCTGCAGCCCCCTTTGTTCAACACGGGGACCACGTCTTTGACGAAGCTGGCATTCTTGCCATTCGCGCGGGGTTTGACTTCCACGCTGATTTCTGATTTCTGCCCGGCATGAGCGACCTGAACCTTCCCCTTACCAAACGCCAGCGGACGTACGAGTCCTTCGGCATTCACTTCCAGCAGATCGGGAGTGAGGCTGGTAAAAGTAGACTGATGCGTCAGATCGCCAATGATCTTACCCTTCTCTTCGACGGGAACCTGGATCTGAAAATAATCCAGCAGCCCGTTGAGCACGATCTGTTGCGGCGCAACCTGCAGTTTTGTCTCTGCAGCAGGAGCGACATTCTGCAGCAGAACCGTAGCAAGAAACGCTGTGATCAGCAGGATTCGATGAGACATCAGATTTCTTTTCTTAAATGGTTTGCAGTCGAACATGAGATCAACTTTCTTGAGCGGGTCGCATTTCATCAGAGAAGATTCCTTAGGCAGTGAACCGGACTCACAGCACAAAATACGAAGTCGCAGAAAACCTTTTACAGGCAGGGTGGCAGGTTGAGTGTGGTTTCAGGTGGGAAGTTAATGGCTTAACATAAAACGCCATTTATACTTAAATATACTAATAAAATGACGCGAAAGCAAAAAAAACTCGCTGTTTTCATCATTTTTTCAGGCAGGCACGGACGCAAACAATAACTACCATGCTTACACTACTGTACGGAGAAGTCGTCCGCTTACTTCATTTTATCGTTCAATTTTGAAGCGATCAAGGAGTGATTTTTTTGATTGGCGAATTCCATCTTATTAATTTCCTGTCGGAAAGCCGATTTAATGTTTGCCTACCTTACATAAACGGTTACAATTATGATAGTTACTTAAGAAACCAACAACCCTGACAAAACATCCCTCCCTCATTAATTCCTGCAATATCAGGACCCTGCCACACTAAAGGAGTTTCCGATGCTGAAACTATTCCCGCAAAAGGTTTCGAACTGCGAAACTGGAAGCCGACGTCAATTTCTGTTGGAAGTTGGTGCGCTCAGTGCGTTTGGAATTACCCTGGATTCCCTGCTGCGTGGTCAGGCTCAAGCTTCTGAAAGCGAGTCTGCAGCGCTGACAGATCCTTCCAATGATACGAACTGTATTCTGATCTGGACTCGTGGCGGAACCAGCCACCACGATACCTTTGATCCCAAACCGAACGCATCGGCTGACGTACGTGGCGATTTTTCCGCCATCAGTACGGCTTTGCCCGGTTATCAGTTTACCGATCAGTTGCCACTGTTCGCGAAACATGCGAATGAGTTTTCCATCATGCGGAATCTGAATCCGCAGAACGGTTCGCACTCGACAGCGGACGCCTTCATGCTGTCCGGGCACAAATTCAATCCTTCGGTCACATACCCCTGCTACGGTGCGGTCATTGCCAAGACCAAAGGATTCAAAACCAACATTCCGCCTCACATTCAGATTGGTAACCATGTCGACCGTCGCTTTAACGGCGGCCTGGGCGGTTACCTGGGTCTGCAGTACAATCCGTTTGAAATTCCCGGCGATCCGAACGCGAAAAACTTTACCGTGCGTGATATCTCTCCGCCATCAGGGATTACCATCGACCGCATGAAACGTCGTCAACAGGCGTTGCAGGCGATTGATACGCTGCAGCGTCAGGCAGAGCATAATCAGAATTCGTTTGAAGCATCTGACGCGCATTATAAAAATGCATTCAGCATGATTACTTCGGCTGATACACAGAAAGCGTTTGACCTGAGCCAGGAATCAGACAAGACACGCGATGATTACGGCCGTCACTACCTGGGACAAAGCTGTCTGCTGGCCCGTCGTCTGATTGAATCGGGTTCGCGGTTTGTGACCGTCAGCAGTGGTGGCTGGGATACCCACACCAACAACTTCAAATCGCTGCGTGGTTCGCTGCCTCCGTTTGACCGGGCTCTGACCTCACTGGTTCTGGACCTCAAGCAGCGAGGTATGTTAAACAATACGCTGGTCGTCTGGCTGACCGACTTTGGCCGGACTCCAGTCATCAACTCGGCCGCTGGTCGCGACCACTGGTCGACCGCTTCCACCATGATGATGATCGGTGCGGGCACTCCCGCCGGTCAGATCGTCGGTGCCACCGATGAAACCGGTTCACGTCCGGTGGGCAAAGAATATTACCCCGCCGACGTCGCCGCGACGATTTACACCAAACTGGGTGTCAACCTGGATCATTACTTTGTTTCACCGGAAGATGGTCGTCCCCTGATCGTCTGCGACGGACAACCGATTCCTGAGCTGATGGGTTAATTCCCAGCGGCTTCACTCACCCGAAAACCAACAGTGACGGCCCCTGGGAACGTATGAGTCCAAGGGGCGTTACTGTTTTTCAGGCACACTTTTTGATCTAACCAGGACTGTTCGATGCGCTGCATACTTTACTCACTGCTGACCATAAGCCTGTTCGTTATCACTCCCGCGCGGCTCAAAGCCGCCGATGATAAGAAGACACCGCCGCCGGCGAAGATCGGTTTTCGGCAGCTGGTGACCTTCAAACCCGCGGCCGTCCAGCAGGGAGACAAGCGCAAGATTCAACTGCACTCCAGCTACACACTGGATAATACCCATTCCGTCTTCTTTGATCAGCCTGGTATCAAGATGACCTTTGCCGAGACGAAGCCCAAAGCGGCACCAAGGCGTGGTCGCGGGTCGGTGGGAACTCCCTTCGCGTTTGATATCGAAGTCCCGAAAGATCAAGCCGCACGCGTCTATGAATGCCGCGTGGCAACCGATCAGGCGGTCTCGAGTGTCACGCATCTGCTGGTCACACCCTACCCTGTCATCGAAGAAGAGGAAAAGAAAGACAACAACACGTTTGATACTGCGCAGGAAATCACGGTTCCCTCAACCGTCTGTGGTATCGTTGAGAGGACTGAAGACATGGACTGCTTTAAGTTCAAAGGGAAAAAGGGGCAGCAGATTACGCTGGAAGTGTATGCCCAGCGCGTGACGGAAGCCATTCACACCATGCAGACTTCCAATGTGTACCTGATGGATTCGATCCTGACATTGTATGGTCCACAGAAACAGATTATTGCCCAGAACGATAACTTCATCAAATCGGATTCGCTGATTTCTTTCAAATTGCCAGCCGATGGTGAATACGTCTTTGAAATCCGCGATACCCGCTATGTGGGAACCGGTAAATATGCCTACTGCGTGGAAGTCAGCGACAGTCCTTACGTAACACATACGATGCCGCTGGCGGTTCAGAAGGGAAAAGCAGCGGAAGTCGCTCTCGAAGGTTACGCCTTGCAGGGACATAACAAAGCCAGCTTCTCTGCGAAAGAGGCCAAAGAGACGGGCTGGGCCAAACGAACTTTTGAAACACCGGCCGGCAAGACCAACGCCGTCTGGACGCTGATCAGTGAGCATCCCCAGGCGGTTGCCGCTGATACGAATACTTCGATGAAAACCGCCTTTCCGCTGAAGTTCCCCATGGGAGTCAGTGGTCAGATCACGGAAGACGAACAGACTCAGTTCTTCTCCTTCAAAGCGAAAAAAGGGCAATACTATTCTTTCCAGTTGATGTCGAACCGCATTGATCTGCCTCTGGACTGCGTGATGGAAGTTCTCGACGCCAAAGGCAAAGCTAATCGGGTCTTTGTGAACGGCGGTGCGAATGTTGAAGCCGACGATGGACTGCAGATGAAAGACGTCGACTTTCACTTTCTGGCGCCTGCCGACGGCGAATACTTCGTCACACTCCGTGATCTACACGACCGGGGCGGCGATCGTTTTGCCTATCATCTGACGGCTGAACTGAGCGGCCCTGATTTTCAGGTCGGAGGCGAATTCTATTATGCACAAATTGCACCAGGGACCAACATGATGTGGTTCGCCCGCGTCAAACGACTGAATGGTTTTAACGGTCCGATTGAATTGAATATTGAAGGCCTGCCCAAGGGCGTCACCTTTGAACCGGTTACACTGCCGTCTGGAGTGAATGACTGTGGACTGATTTTGAAAGCAGCGAAAGATGCGCCCATCAACGCTTCGCTGGTGACCATCTCCGGCAAAGCCAAAGTAAAAGGCCCTGATGGCAAAGAGCAGGAAATCGTCCGCGCAGGTCGCATCACCTGTGAAATTCAGTCGCGTGGTGGCGGACAGGCACGCTGGCCGATCAACACGTCGATTGTGGGAGTCACGAAGCCGCTGGATATCCTGGAAGTCACCGCGACTCCCA is from Gimesia maris and encodes:
- a CDS encoding DUF1549 domain-containing protein, with amino-acid sequence MSHRILLITAFLATVLLQNVAPAAETKLQVAPQQIVLNGLLDYFQIQVPVEEKGKIIGDLTHQSTFTSLTPDLLEVNAEGLVRPLAFGKGKVQVAHAGQKSEISVEVKPRANGKNASFVKDVVPVLNKGGCSLGGCHASQFGKGGFKLSLFGYAPEQDYPEMARDDRQRRVSILQPENSLILQKASMQIAHGGGRRFAKDSYEYRILETWISEAVTEIDDKEPTVVGMQLTPMSRRYQQGDIQQLRVIAEYSDGTKQDVTARAQYDSLIENIATVTPRGKVEIVGAGQTAVMVRYMGQAKISTVISPYKNEVDLAEFQPNNFIDEQVKQRFNELGLEPSPLCSDEVFIRRAFIDTIGTLPKPEKVKAFLASKAPDKRSQLIDELLGLTGDPARDIYVEPWSAYWGMKWGDLLRNNRNKVGDGGMWAFSNWIRQSLRENKPVNEFVNEIITAQGSIYENGPANYFKIASKPEDLAEATSQIFLGVRLQCAKCHHHPFEVYSQKDYYSLAAFFTRVGNKGSVDFGALGADTVVKVKSSGSIRHPRTKKTMEPTPLMGEPIDTTSYRDFRRPLARWITSPENRLFSKNMVNRFWSYYMGTGFIEPIDDMRETNPASNPELLNALADHFVDSGYNLKELMRVIMNSRTYQLSSEPLPQNVANTRFYTHYNVKRLPAEVMLDALDDLTGAQERFRGVPQGTRAIELPDPNYSSYFLDTLGRPKRVITCECERASQPNLAQVLQVANGTLINTKLATKNGRIESLLKAKAPDHEVFTEMYLAAFSRYPTKQELANCDQIVKTSKDKREGYQDVMWAISNSREFLFNH
- a CDS encoding type II secretion system protein codes for the protein MTKATLQQNRRAGFTLVEVMIVVVILGILAATVLPQFISTNDDAKESVLVQDLQTLRSQIQVYKFQHDGKYPGDGSTDPDDFRNSLLLSSDKDGTTGAVGTKPLGPYLIGSLPPNPFTGGRGVMIVTDVAGTAPDEAAKDGTETVGWIYNPATGEIKGNNAGTAADGRDLDTL
- a CDS encoding DUF1501 domain-containing protein — protein: MLKLFPQKVSNCETGSRRQFLLEVGALSAFGITLDSLLRGQAQASESESAALTDPSNDTNCILIWTRGGTSHHDTFDPKPNASADVRGDFSAISTALPGYQFTDQLPLFAKHANEFSIMRNLNPQNGSHSTADAFMLSGHKFNPSVTYPCYGAVIAKTKGFKTNIPPHIQIGNHVDRRFNGGLGGYLGLQYNPFEIPGDPNAKNFTVRDISPPSGITIDRMKRRQQALQAIDTLQRQAEHNQNSFEASDAHYKNAFSMITSADTQKAFDLSQESDKTRDDYGRHYLGQSCLLARRLIESGSRFVTVSSGGWDTHTNNFKSLRGSLPPFDRALTSLVLDLKQRGMLNNTLVVWLTDFGRTPVINSAAGRDHWSTASTMMMIGAGTPAGQIVGATDETGSRPVGKEYYPADVAATIYTKLGVNLDHYFVSPEDGRPLIVCDGQPIPELMG
- a CDS encoding sulfatase-like hydrolase/transferase translates to MRNLFLALIIVISILFTNESLAAEPTASVKSPARPNIMVVLCDDLGYGDLACYGHPVIQSPNIDRFAKEGLKLTSCYAAHPNCSPSRAGLMTGRTPFRVGIYNWIPMLSPMHVRKREITIATLLRQAGYATCHVGKWHLNGMFNMVGQPQPSDHGFDHWFSTQNNALPTHENPFNFVRNARPVGPLQGFASQLVADEAEEWLTQLRDKEKPFFMFVCFHEPHEPIASAERFRKLYTAPEGSTLPAHHGNVTQMDDAFGRILKTLDDQKLRENTLIIFTSDNGPAITRRHPHGSSGPLRDKKGATYEGGIRVPGIVQWPEHVQPGTTSDVPVCGVDILPTLCAVADIPAPTDRVLDGTNILPLLEGKPILRKKPLYWQFNRAKNDAKVALRDGEWKLLAKLNVPSPKPSGGITTEEIDAVKNAKLEGFELYHIQSDIAETTDRAESEQEILKKMKQQMQAIFDEVQAEAPRWPAWEFARYEGKILSEYYRKQEEAEKQKKQKQP